The following proteins are encoded in a genomic region of Prosthecobacter sp. SYSU 5D2:
- a CDS encoding S8 family serine peptidase, producing the protein MVFPFPQVRRLCGLLIVLASWMAAPGMAQSPPEYVEGEVIVTFKSAVTQRTAESSLQRRSLRFQRRYEELSHLRRKPMGLVRERGKKTQDLITELQNDPSIESVEPNYLRYIKAIPNDSRFSEQWALRNTGQTVDGVTGTSGADVKYLEAMAIARPPTEELVVAVIDTGVDVTHPELAPRMWTNSQEIPDNNIDDDGNGYVDDYYGYDFVEDLSDPSDISDHGTHIAGTIAAQGNNSSGVIGINDHVRIMALKVSANGDTMSTSAVIEAMEYAVSMKRRGVNLVALNASYGGSGYSNAERAAIQTAGVEGIILCAAAGNESVNNNTTPSYPASYGLANIITVASSTQNDTLSSFSNFGSTSVDLAAPGSNILSTAPTAYAFQVGSGTHDALPMAFAGSTSGFTGQIIHCGLGYPSDFPPSVSGKIALIARGTLDFSVKVANAKAAGAIAAVIYNNVAGLYAGTLGSAGPWIPAFSISQAAGQSILASLPASGTLTSAPGYKYLDGTSMATPQVAGAVAFAAQNFPNDTVAQRKERILSNVDVKTSLQGKVRTNGRLNLNRIVDADQDGIPDWQDSILTFTQVPLLPGGVLQVPYSRTFSITSGTAPFVYQVSAGSLPPGFSLSPGGVLSGFPSQAGTFSFTVEVTDDEDRSGERTFTLVIAAQTVLVTSTDPLPEGSEGAPYSTALTASGGTAPYAWTLASGSLPAGLSLSSSGIISGVPTQPGSSQFTLRVVDAHQLVNTRPLSLTITLSPIAIVNEETLPYGMKGEDYSLAFTAEGGTAPYTWALLSGRLPPGTRISPEGILSGKPTTASHYDFRIQVTDAENVITSKSFLLSTRTIYTLPVLDDITLGSTHIGAEYTATLTATHYPRSYKVTGLPKGLKVAAKTGIISGIPKEHGDFTVQVIASNPAGKSQPRSGTLTVRPMPAHWVGSFTGVIARDATANAGLGSRFTLTTTALGSFSIKVTTGKSTKAAKGFLTEGDTQASVSILDQVLNLTLDADTQLISGTHGSAAVTGWRIPWHAKTAPALDQMGYYSAGLNLSEPDDIAQEAIPQGTGYLALRVNTAGIASIAGRSAAGDKVTSSGGIGIGGQTALYQSLYKHQGTLAGSFRIQLPLDETGIPAENRLAGNVSWLKPADASRTYPDGFGPLAINLSGGYLAPKSSGGTVLGLPQPGSPAVKFTDGGLALSDTDPDLAAFELSSAFKAILPASGSLENPARTTLRINKSSGLLNGTFTLTELDSKVKRKVKYLGIVIPQSSGQVKAQGYFLLPQLPTGGLPASKTPILSGGVQILEIPAAD; encoded by the coding sequence ATGGTTTTTCCTTTCCCCCAGGTTCGCCGTCTTTGCGGACTGCTCATTGTCCTGGCCTCATGGATGGCTGCGCCAGGGATGGCCCAGTCCCCGCCGGAGTATGTGGAGGGTGAGGTGATCGTGACCTTCAAGAGTGCGGTCACCCAGCGCACGGCAGAGTCGTCCTTGCAGCGGCGCTCGCTCCGGTTTCAGCGTCGTTACGAAGAGCTCTCCCATTTGCGCCGGAAGCCCATGGGCCTGGTGCGTGAGCGTGGAAAAAAGACCCAGGATCTCATCACCGAGCTTCAGAACGACCCCAGCATCGAGTCCGTTGAGCCTAACTATCTGCGCTACATCAAGGCCATCCCAAACGACAGCCGTTTCAGCGAACAGTGGGCGCTGCGCAACACCGGCCAGACCGTGGACGGAGTCACCGGCACCAGCGGGGCGGATGTCAAATATCTGGAGGCGATGGCCATAGCCCGTCCGCCCACGGAGGAACTGGTGGTGGCTGTGATTGATACCGGCGTGGACGTCACCCACCCGGAACTGGCCCCCCGCATGTGGACCAACAGCCAGGAAATCCCGGACAACAACATTGATGACGACGGCAACGGCTACGTGGACGATTACTATGGTTATGACTTTGTCGAGGACCTGTCTGACCCTTCCGACATCAGCGACCACGGCACCCACATCGCGGGCACCATCGCCGCGCAGGGAAACAACAGCTCCGGTGTCATCGGCATCAATGACCATGTGCGGATCATGGCGCTCAAAGTCTCTGCCAACGGGGATACCATGAGCACCTCCGCCGTCATTGAGGCCATGGAATACGCCGTGTCCATGAAAAGGCGCGGGGTGAATCTGGTGGCCCTCAATGCCTCCTATGGCGGCTCCGGCTACAGCAATGCTGAGCGCGCGGCCATCCAGACCGCCGGAGTTGAAGGCATCATCCTCTGCGCCGCAGCAGGCAATGAAAGCGTCAACAATAACACCACTCCCTCTTATCCGGCCTCGTATGGCCTGGCCAACATCATCACTGTCGCTTCCTCTACGCAGAACGACACCCTGTCCAGTTTCTCCAACTTCGGTAGTACCTCTGTGGACCTCGCCGCCCCCGGTTCCAACATCCTTTCCACCGCCCCCACCGCCTATGCTTTCCAGGTGGGCAGCGGCACCCATGATGCCCTGCCCATGGCCTTTGCAGGCAGCACCTCCGGATTCACCGGACAGATCATCCATTGCGGCCTCGGTTATCCGTCCGACTTTCCTCCTTCCGTGAGCGGGAAAATTGCCCTCATCGCGCGCGGCACGCTGGACTTTTCGGTCAAGGTCGCCAATGCCAAAGCCGCCGGAGCCATTGCGGCGGTGATCTATAACAACGTGGCCGGTCTGTATGCGGGCACGCTCGGCAGCGCAGGTCCGTGGATCCCCGCGTTCTCCATTTCCCAGGCGGCCGGCCAGTCCATCCTGGCCAGCCTGCCCGCCAGCGGCACCCTCACATCGGCACCGGGCTATAAATATCTCGACGGCACCTCCATGGCCACGCCTCAGGTCGCCGGGGCGGTCGCCTTTGCTGCGCAAAATTTTCCCAACGACACCGTAGCCCAGCGCAAGGAACGCATCCTGTCCAATGTGGATGTGAAGACCTCCCTCCAGGGCAAGGTGCGTACAAACGGAAGGCTGAATTTGAACCGCATCGTGGATGCCGACCAGGATGGCATTCCAGACTGGCAGGACTCCATCCTCACCTTCACCCAGGTACCCCTCCTCCCTGGTGGCGTCCTGCAGGTTCCTTATTCGCGGACGTTTTCCATCACCAGCGGGACGGCCCCTTTTGTGTATCAGGTCTCCGCCGGGAGCCTGCCGCCTGGCTTCAGCCTCAGTCCAGGTGGGGTGCTCAGCGGATTCCCTTCCCAGGCCGGGACGTTCAGCTTCACCGTTGAGGTGACGGATGATGAAGACCGCAGCGGTGAAAGAACCTTCACCCTGGTCATCGCCGCGCAGACAGTTCTCGTCACCTCCACCGACCCCCTGCCGGAAGGCAGCGAAGGCGCCCCTTACTCCACCGCGCTGACTGCCAGCGGCGGCACCGCTCCGTATGCCTGGACGCTCGCCTCCGGCAGCCTGCCTGCAGGCCTTTCTCTAAGCAGCTCAGGAATTATCAGCGGTGTGCCCACCCAGCCCGGCAGCAGCCAGTTTACCCTCCGGGTCGTGGATGCCCATCAACTGGTCAATACCAGACCGCTCAGCCTCACCATCACCCTCTCCCCCATCGCCATCGTTAACGAAGAAACCCTGCCGTATGGCATGAAGGGGGAAGATTACAGCCTGGCCTTCACCGCAGAAGGCGGCACCGCCCCCTACACCTGGGCCCTGCTCAGCGGCAGGCTGCCTCCAGGCACCCGGATAAGTCCTGAAGGCATCCTCAGCGGCAAGCCCACCACGGCCAGCCATTACGACTTTCGCATCCAGGTGACGGATGCTGAAAACGTCATCACCTCCAAAAGTTTCCTCCTTTCCACCCGCACCATCTATACCCTCCCCGTGCTGGATGACATCACCCTCGGCAGCACCCACATCGGGGCCGAATACACCGCCACCCTCACCGCCACCCATTACCCTCGCAGCTATAAAGTCACCGGCCTTCCCAAGGGGCTGAAGGTGGCCGCCAAAACCGGCATCATCAGCGGCATTCCCAAAGAGCATGGCGACTTCACCGTTCAGGTCATCGCCAGCAATCCCGCCGGGAAAAGCCAGCCCCGGTCCGGCACCCTCACCGTCCGTCCCATGCCGGCTCATTGGGTCGGCAGCTTCACCGGCGTCATTGCGCGCGATGCCACCGCCAATGCCGGCCTCGGCAGCCGCTTCACCCTCACCACCACCGCTCTCGGTTCCTTTTCCATCAAAGTCACCACCGGCAAGTCCACCAAAGCCGCCAAAGGCTTCCTCACTGAAGGCGACACCCAGGCCAGCGTCAGCATTCTTGATCAGGTGCTCAACCTGACGCTGGATGCAGACACGCAGCTCATCAGCGGCACCCATGGCAGCGCGGCGGTCACCGGCTGGCGCATCCCATGGCATGCCAAGACGGCCCCCGCACTGGACCAAATGGGTTATTACAGCGCCGGTTTAAACCTCAGTGAACCCGATGACATCGCCCAGGAGGCCATTCCCCAGGGCACCGGTTACCTCGCCCTCCGGGTCAATACCGCCGGCATCGCCTCCATCGCGGGCCGATCCGCCGCCGGAGACAAGGTCACCAGTTCTGGTGGCATCGGCATCGGGGGCCAGACAGCGCTTTATCAATCCCTCTACAAACACCAGGGCACTTTAGCGGGCAGTTTTCGCATTCAACTGCCCTTGGACGAGACCGGCATCCCCGCTGAAAACAGACTCGCTGGGAACGTGTCCTGGCTGAAACCCGCCGATGCCTCCCGCACCTACCCGGACGGCTTTGGCCCCCTGGCGATTAACCTCTCAGGCGGCTACCTGGCCCCGAAATCCTCCGGTGGCACCGTCCTTGGCCTGCCCCAGCCCGGCAGCCCGGCGGTGAAGTTTACGGATGGCGGCCTGGCCCTTTCGGATACCGATCCTGACCTCGCTGCTTTTGAGCTCAGCAGCGCCTTCAAGGCCATCCTGCCGGCTTCCGGCAGTCTGGAAAACCCCGCCCGCACCACTCTGCGCATCAATAAATCCTCCGGTCTCCTCAACGGCACCTTCACCCTCACCGAGCTGGATTCCAAGGTGAAGCGCAAGGTCAAATACCTGGGCATCGTCATCCCGCAGAGTTCCGGGCAGGTGAAAGCCCAGGGCTACTTCCTCCTGCCTCAGCTCCCCACAGGCGGACTGCCCGCCTCCAAAACCCCCATCCTGAGCGGCGGGGTGCAGATTCTCGAAATCCCTGCTGCTGATTGA
- a CDS encoding intradiol ring-cleavage dioxygenase — MNPSPFHIRLDRRLLLRSLLLTTGGILTGSLYAEALTLTPRATEGPYYPDHLPLDQDNDLVQIQGQAAQALGTVTEFGGRLLNADGQPIQDALIEMWQADNNGCYIHSRGAQKDKERDPAFQGYGKIITNAKGEYRFRTIKPGLYSGRTIHWHVAVKQGDKRMLTTQLYIAGVPQNDKDGVLRRMGDEAQRLSVIREFKPKTTGSPELFGTWDIVIGHTPEEPEERRGGGRPGGPAGPRS, encoded by the coding sequence ATGAACCCATCCCCTTTCCACATCCGCCTGGACCGCCGCCTCCTCCTCCGCAGCCTGCTGCTGACCACCGGGGGCATCCTCACCGGCAGCCTTTATGCCGAAGCCCTCACGCTCACTCCACGGGCCACGGAAGGGCCTTACTACCCGGACCACCTGCCGCTGGACCAGGACAATGATCTCGTGCAGATCCAGGGCCAGGCCGCCCAGGCCCTCGGCACCGTCACCGAATTCGGCGGCCGCCTTCTCAATGCCGATGGCCAGCCCATCCAGGATGCCCTCATCGAGATGTGGCAGGCGGATAACAATGGATGCTACATCCACAGCCGGGGCGCCCAGAAGGACAAGGAGCGCGATCCCGCCTTCCAGGGATATGGAAAAATCATCACCAATGCCAAAGGCGAATACCGCTTTCGCACCATCAAGCCCGGCCTCTACAGCGGCCGCACCATTCACTGGCACGTGGCCGTGAAGCAGGGGGACAAGCGCATGCTCACCACCCAGCTCTACATCGCCGGTGTGCCGCAGAACGACAAGGACGGCGTGCTCCGCCGCATGGGCGATGAAGCCCAGCGCCTCTCCGTCATCCGCGAATTCAAGCCCAAAACCACCGGCAGTCCCGAACTCTTCGGTACCTGGGACATCGTCATCGGCCATACCCCGGAGGAGCCTGAAGAACGCCGGGGCGGCGGCAGACCGGGCGGCCCTGCTGGCCCCCGCTCCTGA
- a CDS encoding DUF1080 domain-containing protein, protein MITTRRHLILMATLGLTAFSQAAENPFIGRWALDLEGGRAGWIGVEEKDGALSSSVLWGGGSVVPTETTKLEGDSLLVTRVSKPKDKPDAPVTTETLTIKVSGDKLTGSTVKTKPDGKPFGQSEFTGKRIPAIPAKPDLDKVKYGEAISLFNGKDLTGWKLINPEHLNGWSVENGALINRVVKEKGKHFGNLRTEAEYEDFNLKLEVRTQEASNSGVYLRGIYEVQVMESFGKPLDSHHMGALYSRITPSVAAEKPIGEWQTMDITLVDRHLTVILNGQTIIDNQPVLGCTGGALTSDESKPGPIFLQGDHTNVDFRNMVLRPVVK, encoded by the coding sequence ATGATCACTACACGCCGTCATCTTATTCTTATGGCCACTCTTGGCCTCACCGCCTTTTCCCAGGCTGCTGAAAACCCATTCATTGGCCGCTGGGCTCTGGATCTCGAAGGCGGACGTGCCGGCTGGATCGGGGTGGAGGAAAAGGATGGCGCGCTCAGCTCCAGCGTGCTTTGGGGTGGCGGCAGCGTGGTGCCGACCGAAACAACAAAGCTCGAAGGTGACAGCCTGCTCGTCACCCGCGTCTCCAAGCCCAAGGACAAGCCAGACGCTCCTGTGACCACAGAAACGCTGACCATCAAAGTCTCCGGCGACAAGCTGACCGGCAGCACGGTGAAGACCAAGCCTGACGGCAAGCCCTTTGGCCAGAGCGAATTCACCGGCAAGCGCATCCCCGCCATCCCGGCCAAACCTGACCTGGACAAGGTGAAGTATGGTGAAGCCATCAGCCTTTTCAACGGCAAGGACCTGACCGGCTGGAAGCTCATCAATCCAGAGCATCTGAATGGCTGGAGTGTGGAAAATGGGGCGCTCATCAACCGGGTGGTGAAGGAGAAGGGCAAGCACTTCGGCAACCTGCGCACGGAAGCCGAGTATGAAGACTTCAACCTGAAGCTGGAAGTCCGCACCCAGGAGGCCAGCAACAGCGGCGTCTATCTGCGCGGCATTTATGAAGTGCAGGTCATGGAGAGCTTTGGCAAGCCGCTGGACTCCCACCACATGGGCGCTCTGTACAGCCGCATCACTCCTTCCGTGGCGGCGGAGAAGCCCATTGGCGAATGGCAGACGATGGACATCACCCTGGTGGACCGCCACCTGACGGTGATCCTCAACGGCCAGACCATCATTGACAACCAGCCTGTGCTTGGTTGCACCGGCGGCGCCCTGACCAGCGATGAATCCAAGCCCGGCCCGATCTTCCTCCAGGGTGACCATACGAATGTGGACTTCCGCAACATGGTGCTCCGCCCGGTGGTGAAGTAA
- a CDS encoding trypsin-like peptidase domain-containing protein — protein sequence MKQKPLGLLLVFCLCSHQETRAANEVENLAKTVLLDATPLKEPDQVAFSYRNAVKAARNSMVVVVAQKWQNTRYPDLPPSDWNSDANKQRVQEGRGETGSGIVLTAAGLILTNHHVVAGSARITLRSPGMETEVEAGIVGSDPSTDVALLRARSGSWTPGIFGDSNQVEPGDVVLALGNPYGLEHSVSMGIISATGRSDIRSLNTSLQDFLQTDAAIHPGNSGGPLVDGLGRIIGMTAARFGSENIALAVPSNLALKVAQDLLDHGRVQRGFMGVQLQNLTQEQAQKMALPAGTRGVLIAQVETGSSAHRSGLLPGDVIKTLNSHSVASAASLMTRMTLLKKGDWVELQILRDGKSARYDVQLGEPKESQVMPPSLEWELVSGLKVALLDKRLRDKWLLPSHLNALRVMEDYLLDGKRLLQAGDLITQVNGRNVSMAARQPDPKSSLRFRSPILMLHVQRQKETLMIGVHQEHEVPSVKRDDQ from the coding sequence ATGAAGCAAAAGCCATTGGGTCTCCTCCTTGTGTTCTGTCTATGCAGCCATCAGGAAACCAGGGCCGCCAATGAAGTGGAAAATCTGGCCAAGACCGTCCTTTTGGATGCCACACCCTTGAAAGAGCCGGACCAGGTGGCGTTCAGCTATCGCAATGCGGTCAAGGCTGCCCGCAACAGCATGGTCGTCGTCGTTGCCCAGAAGTGGCAGAATACCAGGTATCCAGATCTGCCGCCGTCCGACTGGAACAGTGACGCCAACAAGCAGCGTGTGCAGGAGGGGAGGGGAGAAACCGGCTCCGGCATCGTACTGACCGCTGCTGGCCTGATCCTGACCAATCATCATGTCGTGGCCGGATCCGCGCGCATCACCCTGCGGTCACCTGGCATGGAGACGGAGGTGGAGGCGGGAATCGTCGGCTCGGATCCCTCCACGGATGTGGCGCTCCTGCGTGCCCGCAGCGGTTCCTGGACACCAGGTATTTTTGGGGACAGCAACCAGGTGGAGCCCGGTGACGTGGTGCTGGCCTTGGGAAATCCCTATGGCCTGGAGCATTCCGTGAGCATGGGCATCATTAGTGCCACGGGCCGCTCAGACATCCGTTCATTGAACACCTCCTTGCAGGATTTCCTCCAGACGGATGCCGCCATTCATCCCGGAAACTCCGGCGGACCTTTGGTGGATGGGCTGGGCCGGATCATCGGGATGACCGCTGCCCGCTTTGGCAGTGAAAACATCGCCCTCGCCGTCCCCTCCAATCTGGCTCTGAAAGTGGCCCAGGATCTTCTGGATCACGGCAGGGTACAACGGGGTTTTATGGGGGTGCAGTTGCAAAACTTGACTCAGGAACAGGCTCAAAAAATGGCACTCCCTGCCGGCACTCGCGGCGTCCTCATTGCCCAAGTGGAAACGGGCAGTTCAGCACACCGCAGCGGTCTGCTTCCGGGGGATGTTATCAAGACGCTCAACAGCCACTCCGTCGCCAGTGCTGCCAGTCTCATGACCCGTATGACCCTGTTGAAGAAGGGAGATTGGGTGGAACTGCAAATCCTGAGAGATGGAAAGTCCGCCCGCTATGATGTGCAACTGGGCGAGCCCAAAGAAAGCCAGGTGATGCCTCCGTCACTGGAATGGGAGCTGGTATCTGGCCTCAAAGTGGCCCTGCTGGACAAACGGTTGCGGGACAAGTGGCTCCTGCCCTCTCACTTGAATGCACTTCGGGTCATGGAGGACTACCTCCTGGACGGAAAGCGGCTTCTGCAGGCGGGTGACTTGATCACCCAAGTTAATGGCCGCAACGTTTCGATGGCTGCCAGGCAGCCGGATCCCAAGTCCAGCTTACGCTTTAGAAGTCCCATACTCATGCTGCACGTACAGCGCCAGAAGGAGACTTTGATGATCGGCGTGCATCAGGAGCATGAAGTCCCCTCGGTCAAGCGGGATGATCAATAG
- a CDS encoding PVC-type heme-binding CxxCH protein: MPAKQLKKSTLAIAALGLIGLPALALHTKNAGPAEVKIKFNLPPPAPLSPEEALKTFKVEDGFRMELVAAEPLIEAPMAISFDDQGRLYVVEMRGYMRDMEGSTEGEPTGRIKLLEDTDGDGRMDKGTVFVDELVMPRSVMAVNGGALVAVPPNLFFCKDTDGDGKADVKEIVATDYGTAGGQPEHMANTPTWALDNQIWSAGYSSRFRLRGGVWQKDAGLGRGQYGLCQDDQGRLYFNYNSDLLRCDLLPTEAFSRNPLLRNATSVNAKVVTDQTVWPSHPTPGVNRGYDEKTLREDGTLSTATATCGALIYRGDAFPAEYYGNAFIPEPSANLVKRMIVSEKDGIVTADNATQDREFLTSTDERFRPVQATNAPDGSVYIVDMYRGIIQHTSFLTHYLIANIEARKLDQPIDQGRIWRIVPDNQKSVKATRVPAETSERIAMLSHANGWVRDTAQRLLVESADATAAPALTALVQSKDAKPLARLHALWTLDGLASLAPDTLRSVLKDDDVTLKAAAVRLAGRDLAPELLALTGETDALVQAQLAIKLSSINLPDTDVALAKLLATSGSNLLIREGAMTGLRGREDAFAKMLAEVSTPENDTQTAPVFELLGNLIAMAGKALPFEETLTLAAAQPKGSKVQASLIKGLANPAGGSSKSAAKPKLLWLEKEPESLAALKASVTSKSSTGEFAKISARLAWVGKPGAPQPPKIVPLNEAQQARFEKGKVIYAGLCAACHQPHGYGLDGLAPPLVDSEWVLGKPDITARIVLHGLAGPVKVSGRTWNLAMPPLPHLTDEDVASVVTYLRREWEHNASPVEPEAITKLRAEFKDRVGMWTSDELLHKK; this comes from the coding sequence ATGCCAGCTAAACAACTCAAAAAATCCACCCTTGCCATCGCCGCCCTGGGCCTCATCGGCCTGCCCGCCCTGGCTCTGCACACCAAAAACGCCGGCCCGGCCGAGGTGAAGATCAAGTTCAACCTGCCGCCACCGGCACCGCTTTCTCCTGAAGAAGCGCTAAAGACTTTCAAAGTTGAAGACGGTTTCCGCATGGAACTCGTCGCCGCCGAGCCCCTCATCGAAGCGCCCATGGCCATAAGCTTTGATGACCAGGGCCGCCTCTACGTCGTCGAGATGCGCGGTTACATGCGTGACATGGAAGGCAGTACGGAAGGCGAGCCGACCGGCCGCATCAAGCTGCTTGAGGACACCGATGGCGACGGCCGCATGGACAAGGGCACCGTCTTCGTGGATGAGCTGGTGATGCCACGCTCCGTCATGGCGGTGAATGGCGGCGCTCTCGTCGCTGTGCCGCCTAACCTGTTCTTCTGCAAAGACACCGATGGCGACGGCAAGGCCGATGTGAAAGAGATTGTCGCCACCGATTACGGCACCGCCGGCGGTCAGCCGGAGCACATGGCCAATACGCCCACCTGGGCCCTGGACAACCAGATCTGGAGCGCCGGCTACAGCAGCCGCTTCCGCCTGCGCGGCGGTGTGTGGCAGAAGGATGCCGGCCTGGGCCGTGGCCAGTACGGCCTCTGCCAGGACGACCAGGGCCGCCTCTATTTCAACTACAATTCCGACCTCCTCCGCTGCGACCTGCTGCCCACCGAGGCCTTCTCCCGCAACCCGCTGCTGCGCAATGCCACCAGCGTCAATGCCAAGGTAGTGACCGACCAGACCGTCTGGCCCAGCCACCCCACACCAGGTGTGAACCGCGGTTATGATGAAAAGACCCTGCGCGAAGACGGCACCCTCAGCACGGCCACCGCCACCTGCGGAGCGCTCATCTATCGCGGCGATGCCTTCCCCGCTGAATACTACGGCAACGCCTTCATCCCCGAGCCGTCCGCCAACCTGGTGAAGCGCATGATCGTCAGCGAAAAAGACGGCATCGTCACCGCTGACAACGCCACCCAGGACCGCGAATTCCTCACCTCCACGGACGAGCGCTTCCGCCCTGTGCAGGCCACCAACGCGCCTGACGGCTCTGTTTACATCGTGGACATGTATCGCGGCATCATCCAGCACACCAGCTTCCTCACCCACTACCTCATCGCCAACATTGAGGCCCGCAAACTGGACCAGCCCATTGATCAGGGGCGCATCTGGCGCATCGTGCCGGATAACCAAAAGTCTGTCAAAGCCACCCGCGTTCCTGCAGAGACATCCGAGCGCATCGCCATGCTCAGCCACGCCAACGGCTGGGTCCGCGATACCGCCCAGCGCCTCCTCGTCGAATCCGCCGATGCCACCGCCGCCCCGGCCCTGACCGCCCTGGTTCAGTCCAAGGACGCCAAACCCCTCGCCCGTCTTCACGCACTGTGGACACTGGATGGCCTTGCCTCGCTCGCCCCCGACACGCTGCGCAGCGTTTTAAAAGATGACGATGTCACCCTCAAAGCCGCCGCCGTCCGCCTCGCCGGACGCGACCTCGCGCCAGAACTCCTGGCCCTCACGGGTGAAACCGACGCCCTCGTGCAGGCGCAGCTCGCCATCAAGCTGTCCTCCATTAACCTTCCCGATACCGATGTCGCCCTGGCCAAACTCCTGGCCACATCAGGCAGCAATCTGCTCATCCGTGAAGGAGCCATGACGGGCCTTCGTGGCCGTGAAGACGCCTTTGCCAAGATGCTCGCTGAAGTTTCCACCCCTGAAAATGATACGCAAACTGCCCCTGTGTTTGAGCTGCTCGGCAACCTCATCGCCATGGCCGGCAAGGCCCTGCCTTTTGAGGAAACGCTGACTCTCGCCGCTGCCCAACCAAAAGGCAGCAAGGTTCAGGCCTCCCTTATCAAGGGCCTGGCCAACCCGGCTGGAGGCAGTTCCAAATCCGCCGCCAAACCCAAGCTGCTGTGGCTGGAAAAAGAGCCTGAATCCCTCGCCGCCCTGAAGGCATCCGTCACTTCCAAGTCCTCCACCGGTGAGTTTGCCAAGATCTCCGCCCGCCTTGCCTGGGTAGGCAAACCGGGTGCCCCCCAGCCGCCGAAAATCGTTCCGCTGAACGAAGCCCAGCAGGCCCGGTTTGAAAAAGGAAAGGTCATCTACGCCGGTCTCTGCGCCGCCTGCCACCAGCCTCATGGATATGGTCTCGACGGCCTGGCCCCGCCGCTGGTGGACAGCGAATGGGTGCTCGGCAAGCCGGACATCACCGCCCGCATTGTCCTTCACGGCCTCGCAGGTCCGGTCAAAGTCAGCGGTCGCACCTGGAACCTCGCCATGCCTCCCCTCCCTCACCTCACGGATGAAGACGTCGCCAGCGTCGTCACCTACCTCCGCCGCGAGTGGGAGCACAACGCCTCGCCCGTCGAGCCCGAAGCCATCACCAAACTCCGCGCCGAATTCAAAGACCGCGTCGGCATGTGGACCTCCGACGAGTTGCTGCACAAGAAGTAG